A single genomic interval of Chryseobacterium paludis harbors:
- a CDS encoding S9 family peptidase — protein MKAPQPKKIEKILEIHGDKRTDNYFWLNERENPEVIKYIEEENTYSDFMMKETEDFQEELYEEMKSRYKKDDESLPYFFNGYWYMVRYEEGKEYPIFCRKYKSLENPEEIILDVNILAEGESFFEVGSIAVSPNNKLASFSSDNVGRRIYSINFKNLETGEILSDKIENTTGKGVWANDNEHVFYIRKDESLRAFQVYRHKLGTEPSEDILIFHEKDDTFDVNVFKTKSLQYIFIASSSTISDEHRFIPSNNVFADWKIIQPRIDDLEYSVEHYEDEFYIITNADEAFNFKIVKAKIDNCGMENWVDVIPHRAEVLLEGFEIFKDYLVLEEREQGLLQIKIIEEKTKESYYLPFSDPTYTAYIGVNLEFDTEILRYGYTSLTQPSSTYEYNMKDKTTILLKQQEVLGGKFFPENYISERIWADSRDGEAKIPISLVYHKDTKKSENTPLLLYGYGSYGHTVDASFSNVRLSILDRGFIYAIAHIRGGEYLGREWYEDGKMLFKKNTFFDFIDAGKYLIKENYTSSNHLYAMGGSAGGLLVGAVINYEPTLFNGIVAQVPFVDVVTTMLDETIPLTTGEYDEWGNPNDKEYYHYMKEYSPYDNVEAKDYPHMLVTTGLHDSQVQYWEPAKWTAKLRELKTNDNLLLFKTDMSAGHGGASGRFESLKEDALEYAFLLKLENKKE, from the coding sequence ATGAAAGCTCCCCAACCAAAAAAGATAGAAAAAATACTCGAAATACACGGCGATAAAAGGACAGACAATTATTTCTGGCTTAATGAAAGGGAGAATCCTGAAGTTATAAAATATATTGAAGAGGAAAATACTTATTCAGACTTCATGATGAAGGAAACTGAAGATTTTCAGGAGGAGCTTTATGAAGAAATGAAATCCCGTTACAAAAAGGATGATGAATCTCTACCCTATTTTTTTAATGGGTATTGGTATATGGTTCGCTATGAAGAAGGAAAAGAATATCCTATTTTCTGTAGAAAATATAAGAGCCTGGAAAACCCTGAAGAGATTATTCTTGATGTCAACATCCTTGCAGAGGGAGAAAGCTTTTTCGAAGTTGGAAGTATTGCTGTAAGCCCCAATAATAAATTAGCTTCTTTTTCTTCCGACAATGTGGGACGAAGAATTTATTCGATCAATTTCAAAAATTTAGAAACTGGAGAAATTCTTTCAGATAAAATTGAGAACACAACAGGAAAAGGAGTTTGGGCCAATGATAACGAACACGTTTTTTACATCAGAAAGGATGAAAGTTTACGTGCATTTCAGGTATACAGACACAAACTGGGAACAGAGCCATCAGAAGACATTTTAATCTTCCATGAAAAGGACGATACGTTTGATGTCAATGTTTTCAAAACAAAATCTTTACAATACATTTTTATTGCGAGCTCCAGCACTATTTCTGATGAACATCGTTTTATTCCTTCCAACAATGTTTTTGCCGACTGGAAGATCATTCAGCCTAGAATAGATGATCTGGAATATTCAGTAGAGCATTATGAAGATGAATTTTACATCATCACCAATGCTGATGAAGCTTTCAATTTCAAAATTGTAAAAGCTAAAATCGACAATTGCGGAATGGAAAACTGGGTGGATGTAATTCCTCATCGGGCCGAAGTTTTACTGGAAGGTTTTGAAATATTTAAAGATTATCTTGTTCTTGAAGAAAGAGAGCAAGGTCTGTTACAGATAAAGATCATTGAAGAAAAAACCAAAGAATCTTACTATCTCCCATTTTCAGATCCTACCTATACCGCTTATATCGGCGTTAATTTAGAATTTGACACAGAGATTTTACGCTATGGCTACACTTCTTTAACACAGCCAAGTTCTACCTACGAATATAATATGAAAGACAAAACAACCATACTTCTGAAACAACAGGAAGTTTTGGGTGGAAAATTCTTCCCTGAAAATTATATTTCTGAAAGAATTTGGGCAGATTCCCGAGATGGAGAAGCAAAAATTCCCATTTCCCTGGTTTATCATAAAGACACCAAAAAATCTGAAAATACACCCTTACTATTATATGGATATGGAAGTTATGGACATACCGTAGATGCAAGTTTTTCTAATGTAAGACTTTCCATTTTAGATAGAGGTTTTATTTATGCCATCGCACATATCCGTGGTGGAGAATATTTAGGCAGAGAATGGTATGAAGATGGGAAAATGTTGTTTAAAAAGAATACATTCTTTGATTTTATAGATGCGGGGAAATATTTAATAAAGGAAAATTACACTTCATCTAACCATCTTTATGCGATGGGTGGAAGTGCCGGTGGATTATTAGTGGGAGCAGTTATTAACTACGAACCAACCTTATTTAATGGTATAGTTGCACAGGTTCCTTTCGTAGATGTTGTAACAACAATGCTGGATGAAACAATTCCTTTAACAACAGGGGAATATGATGAATGGGGTAATCCGAATGACAAAGAATATTATCATTATATGAAGGAATATTCTCCATATGACAATGTAGAAGCTAAAGATTATCCACATATGCTTGTCACAACAGGCTTGCATGATTCTCAAGTTCAATATTGGGAACCAGCCAAATGGACGGCAAAATTAAGAGAGCTGAAAACCAATGACAATCTTTTACTTTTTAAAACCGATATGAGTGCAGGACATGGCGGAGCGAGTGGAAGATTTGAATCACTTAAAGAAGATGCATTGGAATATGCATTTCTATTGAAATTAGAAAATAAAAAAGAATGA